The Mesorhizobium sp. NBSH29 genome has a segment encoding these proteins:
- a CDS encoding DUF2155 domain-containing protein, which produces MAFDWRIFSARIFQTALAASVAFVVGLAPAQAERIKRPIAEFAGIDKITGRIITFDVYVDETVQFGALQVTPRVCYARPTEEAPRTDSFVEVDEITLDRKIQRIFTGWMFAESPGLNAVEHPVYDVWLKACKEKSEVPPPEPTTN; this is translated from the coding sequence ATGGCATTTGACTGGCGCATTTTTTCAGCTCGAATTTTCCAGACCGCGCTTGCTGCAAGTGTGGCATTTGTCGTCGGGTTGGCACCAGCCCAGGCTGAGCGGATCAAGAGGCCGATCGCCGAGTTTGCGGGTATCGATAAGATCACCGGGCGGATCATTACCTTTGATGTCTATGTCGACGAGACGGTTCAGTTTGGTGCGCTGCAGGTAACGCCGCGCGTGTGCTATGCGCGTCCAACCGAAGAAGCGCCGCGTACGGATTCCTTCGTTGAAGTCGACGAGATCACTCTCGACCGCAAGATACAGCGGATTTTCACCGGCTGGATGTTTGCCGAAAGCCCCGGTTTGAATGCCGTAGAGCATCCGGTCTATGATGTGTGGCTGAAGGCCTGCAAGGAAAAGTCTGAAGTTCCGCCACCGGAACCAACGACGAACTAG
- a CDS encoding NADH:ubiquinone oxidoreductase subunit NDUFA12, whose protein sequence is MKFLTQFFTWWNGQTLGTRFHTWRHGTEVGHDEFGNIYYQGGVDSEGRTRRWVIYNGYSEASMIPPGWHGWMHHRTDIAPAQEDYKPRQWQKAHEPNLTGTPDAYRPKGSVLTNEQRPRVTGDYDAWTPGQ, encoded by the coding sequence ATGAAATTTCTGACCCAGTTCTTCACCTGGTGGAACGGCCAGACGCTCGGCACGCGCTTTCACACCTGGCGTCATGGCACCGAGGTGGGCCACGACGAATTCGGCAACATATATTATCAGGGCGGCGTTGACTCCGAAGGCCGCACGCGCCGCTGGGTGATTTACAACGGCTATTCGGAAGCATCGATGATCCCTCCCGGCTGGCATGGCTGGATGCATCATCGAACCGACATTGCACCGGCACAGGAAGATTATAAACCGCGCCAGTGGCAGAAAGCCCATGAGCCGAACTTGACCGGAACGCCGGATGCTTATCGGCCAAAGGGCTCTGTTTTGACCAATGAACAGCGCCCGCGCGTGACCGGTGACTATGACGCCTGGACACCAGGCCAGTAG
- a CDS encoding GNAT family N-acetyltransferase, producing MFVRTTSERDLSAISALLAETWHATYDEIYGSAKVAEITGAWHSVAALEARLALPRSEFLVADDGKTLGGVAFAQADGDGATVMLKQLYIRPAFQGRGIGSMLLDEIIESFFEAKRIRLEVEEKNEKAVAFYLSQGFVAMGRTPHCGADQSGIPALIYERTLT from the coding sequence ATGTTTGTACGCACTACCAGCGAGCGTGACCTTTCGGCGATCAGCGCGCTGCTCGCCGAAACATGGCACGCAACCTATGATGAGATCTACGGATCGGCAAAGGTTGCCGAGATTACGGGCGCATGGCATTCGGTCGCCGCCCTTGAGGCGCGGCTTGCCTTGCCGCGCTCGGAGTTTCTGGTGGCTGATGACGGCAAAACACTAGGCGGCGTGGCGTTTGCACAGGCAGATGGAGACGGCGCGACGGTGATGCTGAAACAACTGTATATTCGCCCCGCATTTCAGGGACGGGGCATCGGGAGCATGCTTCTCGATGAGATCATCGAAAGCTTTTTCGAGGCCAAAAGGATCCGGCTCGAGGTCGAGGAAAAGAACGAAAAGGCTGTCGCGTTTTACCTGTCGCAGGGGTTTGTTGCCATGGGCCGGACACCACATTGCGGGGCCGATCAGTCTGGAATTCCAGCGTTGATCTATGAGCGCACCTTGACCTGA